In the Sandaracinus amylolyticus genome, GTAGTGGGGCCCGAAATCCAACAGCGCCGATAGCTCGCGATGGAAGTCCGATTCGCTGCGTACGCGGCTGCCAGCGAGCCCGTGTCGCATCTTCGACTCCACTTTCCGATCTTCGAAAGAGCTCATGTTCGAGAATCGCGAGACTTCGCCTTCGAACCTCAGCCCGTTGGGCGTCGACTCCAGAGCGCGAACTATGACCGATCGCAAACGTGCTTCGAACTCAAGAATCTCTTGGAGTGTCAGCTCGTGCGAGTGCAGAGTGATCATCCGTACTTCGAAACTCGGGACTTCAGCAGCAGCCGCCGCCGCTTGCATCGAGTCGTACTCCTCTCGCAGCAGAGGCGCTTCCGGCTCTTTGCGACGCTGTCGGCAGGACTGCGGTCCGGCGGTTCACTTCGACCTCGATGAAGCGCGGGCGGATCGCCGGCTGCGATAGCGAGCTCACATCGGCGGGTTCGCCTCGGCGGACTTCGACAACCAGGTTGCGTCCTCCGCCTCGCCAGCAGCGCGTCACAACGAAGAACTCGAGGCGTTGTCCGCGACGGTCCACCGCTTGGACCTCGCTCCACAGCCGTGCGGCAATATCGTGGGACTTCGACGCCGAGAACTTCCCTGCGATTCCACTTCGCGCCACCTCGGCGAGCATTCGCAACATCTCTGGCGGGGGCAGCACGTCGCTCTCCGCGACCTCGTCGAACAGCGTGACTGCATGGGGCTCAGCGAACCGCCGGCGCGTGCCTTCGCCAGCGGAGCGGCGACGCGAGCGGTCGCTCGACGAGCAAGCCAGTCGGGTCGAAGGAGAGCTCGAGTAGGACGCTGCCGACGCGTCTCGTTTCGAGATCAGCCGGTCGGCGCGATCGTACGCGTACTGGTTGCGCGCGTGGCCGTATCCTGCTCCGGGCAACGCTCGGAACGTTCCAGTCGACCCGGTCGCTGCTCGCCGTTCACGTCAACCGCCTCTACGATCCAGGCTCCTCGTGAGATCTGGCCTCAGCTGCACCCATCCAATAGCTCGAAAGGCGGAATGTTCGCCGCGAAGACCATCCGCCATCTGTCGTGCTCGATCTCGCCTCGCCACTTCGGAGCGGAGCTGTCACGCAGCAGGCGACGCGATCTCAAGGAGAATCATCTGCCTGACCCGGGGGTAGAATCGTAGCAGCCGTCGGGGGGCCAAGAAGAATTGTGCGCCGTCGCTCGAAGCTTCTACGACCAACCATTGCGCCATGTCCTGGAGCAATCGCTGGTGCTCGGGGGCATCGCTCTGCCTCGTAACCAGCGTCTCGTGGACAACCCCACGCGAGTAGAACTCGTGCATCACGCCGTGGCGCTCGACTTTCATGTCGAAGGAGGGACAGGGGCCGCCGATTCCGGCGAACCATCCATCCGCCCTCAACTCGTATTGATGCACCGGGTTCGCATCGGCGCACGCGATGGCCTCGGGAAAGCCATCGTAGCCCGGAGAGATATGGACCCTATTGGGCTCGCTCCATGTCGGAGGTAGTTTGGCATCTGCGGCCCGAGCGAGGCCCCAGATCGCGAAGTCGTCGGGCCCGACGACTTCGATGTAGCCGCCGAAGCGTTCCTGGAAATCGAGCCACACCGCGTGCGGGGTACCTCCGGCATCGCGAATAAGTCGTTCGACCTGCATCGTGGGCATCGGAGTCTCGCGTTGGAGCGTCGCGAGCCACGACATCGCACGTTTCGTGAGAGTCATCCTTCAGCTCCAGGTTCTCGAAGCCCTCCCTCTTGAGTCGCTTTGGGGATCGTGTGCGGCGTTCCCTCGCTGGACCCTGCCGACGGCGGCGTGACGGAACCGATCTGAGGTTAGCGCAACCACTCTACGAAAATGCCTTCGGGCTGGCCATTGTTGTGTCGTCGGATCGTGAGGATGGCGTTGGGCGTGATGCTGGTTCGCTCGCCCGAAACTAGCGGTATCGATCCGCCGGTCGGAATCGAGTTCACGACGGGGAGCCATTCCGTGAACGAGCGCCGCAGTTCCTGCAGTGTGTGTTCCGCGCCTTGTGAACTGCCGCCCAGCGCGACTCTCAGCGATGCACGTTGGCGAGTCGAATGGGGCATTTCAGCGAAGGAGAGGGATACTACGCCATCAGGTGTCGAGTCCTCTGCCGCTACCCACTCCGTCCACAGTCCGTGATTCACGCGCCGCCATTGGCCCCCCAAAATCGTCTGGACAGACTGCGCAGTCGGCGGGCTCAGCCGCGCGATCTGAATAATTGCTGCACTGAGGATCTTGCGCGAATCGGACATGATGCGATTCCGGTGCTCTGGGTGTTGGTTGTCGAGGTTCAATTCGAACGATCGTAAGTGGCGCTGTTCTCGCGCTCTCCGTAATCAGGGTACGGTGGTTGTGCTGCCGCCCGTTCCACTGCCGCCCGTTCCACTGCCGCCCGTTCCACTGCCGCCCGTTCCACTGCCGCCCGTTCCACTGCCGCCCGTTCCACTGCCGCCCGTTCCAGTTCCCGTACTGCCGGTCCCGACTACTCCCCCGGAGCCCTGCTGCGCAGGGTTTCCCGACGACGGGGGAGCCACATAGGTGTCCCACCACAGTCCATAGTGGTTGTCATACGCGGCTCGGTATTGGGCGCCAGTTGTACTCATCGTCTCAGAACCCATCGTGTCGCCTGTGTCCTGTATGAACTCGGAGCGCGTCGAGAATCCGCTGTCGTAATCTTCGTAGAGCGCGCGGTAGGTTTGCGCATCCTTGCCAGGGACGGCGATATCGGGGCCACCATTGACGTAGATTTCGTAGGCGGCGCGCGACGCCATGAGCTGGGCCTCGGCTTCGTCGTCCAGGTGAGTTCGCGTGTTCCTCTCCACGAACTGGGCCCGAGTCAGTCCGTTCGGTGGCACGGGCGCCTGGGGAGTATAGCGGGCATGCCCAGCTTCGTGTGCGACGACGGCTGCTTCGTACCCTGCGTTCCCTGAGCTCGGATCGATCCTGATCCAGTTGTTGCTGCGGTCGCAGTACGACCCGGTCTGATGCTGCGACCCGGGAGGTGGGCTGTAGCTGATCGTCCATCCATCAGCCGCCAATGTCTGGAGTTCGGATTGCAGAGTCGGTGAGTGTGCGAGAATCGCGCGGACTTCCGGACGAAGCCCGGCGAGCATCGGATGGGACTGCGGCGTGCTAAGAAGCCCGAACCGTCGAAGCAAGCTGGCCGCGAAGTTCCGCAGACGCAGCCACGCGCGACGCGCGCCCCGCAACCCGTGCGGCATGGGCGCAGGGGCGACTGCGTGCTCGGTGGTAGGACCGTCTTCGTGCTCGGAGCGTGCGCGCGCGTCACCGTCACACGCGAGTCCGCGGACGTCGACCTGGCGAAGGGGGTTCTCCGAATATGCGTAGACGTTGATCCCGCCCGCGACGCCCCAGGGATCGCTCTCGAGATATCTGCCGAGCTCGGGCGAGTAGTAGCGGAATCGGTTGTAGTGGAGCCGAGTCTCTGCGTCCCAGAAGTGCCCGGGAAAGCGGAACGGTTGATGGAACTCGTGTCCACCCTCGACGACGAGTCCATAGGGCTCTCTTCGCGCCCACCAGACCGCTTCGCCTTCCTGGTCGCGGACCAGCTCGGGCGTACCTTGGTGATCGGTGAACAGGTAATAGCGCCGACCTGACTCGGGGGTTGAGTCGATATCCGCGCACTCGACGAAGAGTACGGGGACCATCGCGAAGTCATCGACGTAGACGTAGATGCGAACTCGCCCGTCCGGGAGCCGCTCTGCTGCGAGGCGATCGGTATCCCACCAATACGTGGTCTCGTGCGTCTCGTGTCGCTTCTTCGTACGGCGGCCGACCGCGTCGTACTCGGCGTTCCACGTGCTGCCGTCGGGGAGATCGATGCGGACGAGTTGGTCGCGCGCGTCGTGGTGGAATCGAGTCTCTCCCCCGTCGGGGCCACGGCGGACCGCGAGGTGGTGGCGATGGTCGTACTCGA is a window encoding:
- a CDS encoding barstar family protein, whose product is MQAAAAAAEVPSFEVRMITLHSHELTLQEILEFEARLRSVIVRALESTPNGLRFEGEVSRFSNMSSFEDRKVESKMRHGLAGSRVRSESDFHRELSALLDFGPHYGCNLNALWDRLSADLERPILLVWTKSEQSRAAMGTATFDAIVAVLERTRRQDLDFGWSDRFDYRVE